One window of the Archangium primigenium genome contains the following:
- a CDS encoding endonuclease/exonuclease/phosphatase family protein yields MPQPFSARPSLRGLLLPLLALALAACGDGAVSAQEASESGLSARRGALAPVRVRLMAANISSGNNQSYDPGHGTRIFQGTKPDIVMIQEFNYGSNSASDIRSFVDTAFGPGFHYYRETGAQIPNGVISRYPILESGEWTDSEVGNRDFAWARIDIPGPKDLWVVSVHLLTRSAGVRNTEATNLVNYIKGKVPAGDYLSIGGDFNSDSRSEALFSTFSSLVSIASPYPADKNNNVNTNANRNKPYDHVLVSNNLRAFQTPTVMGGSTFTGGLVLDTRVYSPISEISPAQSGDSGSTNMQHMAIIKDFLIEDDGSTPVPSGRVTVVSPNGGESWTVGSSRAITWTSSDVTNVKLEYTADGSTWSVIAASTPASAGSYTWTVPNTVTTTAKVRVSDAGSATVSDTSDAVFAITATTTPPDSSTPISQETESNGTPATANGRVAANKDVSGAISSLTDVDWFKFVVTSAGPVKVKLSMPDMDNLDWYVYTAEDTVLFTARGYSASNPEVGTFTAEAPGTYYVKVVGYAGAMSSYVLNVSGAGVQP; encoded by the coding sequence ATGCCCCAGCCTTTCTCCGCTCGCCCCTCGCTTCGCGGGTTGCTCCTTCCGCTGCTCGCCCTGGCCCTCGCCGCCTGCGGAGACGGCGCCGTTTCCGCCCAGGAGGCGTCCGAGTCGGGTCTGTCCGCTCGGAGGGGTGCGCTCGCTCCGGTGCGGGTGCGGCTCATGGCGGCCAACATCTCCAGCGGCAACAACCAGAGCTATGACCCGGGCCACGGTACCCGCATCTTCCAGGGCACCAAGCCGGACATCGTGATGATCCAGGAGTTCAACTACGGCTCCAACTCCGCCTCGGACATCCGCTCCTTCGTCGACACGGCGTTTGGCCCGGGCTTCCACTACTACCGCGAGACGGGCGCGCAGATCCCCAACGGCGTCATCAGCCGCTACCCCATCCTCGAGTCCGGTGAGTGGACCGACTCGGAGGTCGGCAACCGGGACTTCGCCTGGGCGCGCATCGACATCCCCGGGCCCAAGGATCTCTGGGTGGTGAGCGTGCACCTGCTCACCCGGAGCGCCGGGGTGCGCAACACCGAGGCGACCAACCTCGTCAACTACATCAAGGGCAAGGTGCCCGCGGGCGACTACCTGTCCATCGGCGGTGACTTCAACTCGGACAGCCGCAGCGAGGCGCTCTTCTCCACGTTCTCCTCGCTGGTGTCCATCGCGAGCCCCTACCCGGCGGACAAGAACAACAACGTCAACACCAACGCCAACCGCAACAAGCCTTACGATCACGTGCTGGTGAGCAACAACCTGCGCGCCTTCCAGACGCCGACCGTGATGGGTGGCAGCACCTTCACGGGCGGCCTGGTGCTGGACACGCGCGTGTACTCGCCCATCTCGGAGATCTCCCCGGCGCAGAGCGGCGACAGCGGCTCCACCAACATGCAGCACATGGCCATCATCAAGGACTTCCTCATCGAGGACGACGGCTCCACGCCCGTGCCCTCGGGCCGGGTGACGGTGGTGTCGCCCAACGGCGGGGAGTCCTGGACGGTGGGCTCCAGCCGGGCCATCACCTGGACGTCGAGCGACGTCACGAACGTGAAGCTGGAGTACACGGCGGACGGGAGCACCTGGAGCGTCATCGCCGCCAGCACGCCGGCCAGCGCGGGCAGCTACACCTGGACCGTGCCCAACACGGTGACCACGACGGCGAAGGTGCGGGTGAGCGACGCCGGGTCCGCGACCGTCTCGGACACGAGCGACGCCGTGTTCGCCATCACGGCCACCACGACTCCGCCGGACTCGTCGACGCCCATTTCCCAGGAGACCGAGTCCAACGGCACGCCGGCGACCGCCAATGGCCGGGTGGCGGCCAACAAGGACGTGAGCGGCGCCATCTCCAGCCTCACGGACGTGGACTGGTTCAAGTTCGTGGTGACCAGCGCCGGGCCCGTGAAGGTGAAGCTGTCCATGCCCGACATGGACAACCTGGACTGGTACGTCTACACGGCCGAGGACACCGTGCTGTTCACCGCGCGGGGCTACAGCGCCAGCAACCCCGAGGTGGGCACCTTCACGGCCGAGGCCCCCGGCACCTACTACGTGAAGGTGGTGGGCTACGCGGGGGCCATGAGCTCCTACGTGCTCAACGTGAGCGGCGCCGGCGTCCAGCCCTGA
- a CDS encoding YqaA family protein has translation MPDATTLATWGLPGLFLVAMVAGSILAAPSEAVLAALVYGGVSPASAVGVATAGNVLGSLSVYLLGRWVSRGGGGPLGRWLQRRIDQEGPRLARARARLATWGAPCLLLAWLPVVGDVFVLAAGLVGVRWGPFLGFVSLGKGLRYLVVALSALAVRHTGISP, from the coding sequence CTGCCGGACGCCACCACACTCGCGACTTGGGGACTGCCCGGGCTCTTCCTGGTGGCGATGGTGGCCGGCTCCATCCTCGCCGCGCCCTCCGAGGCCGTCCTCGCCGCGCTCGTCTACGGCGGCGTGTCGCCCGCCTCCGCCGTGGGCGTGGCCACCGCGGGCAATGTGCTGGGCTCGCTCTCCGTCTACCTCCTGGGCCGCTGGGTCTCGCGGGGCGGGGGCGGTCCCCTGGGCCGCTGGCTCCAGCGTCGCATCGATCAAGAGGGGCCCCGCCTGGCCCGCGCTCGCGCCCGGTTGGCGACGTGGGGCGCGCCTTGTCTCCTGCTCGCCTGGCTTCCGGTCGTTGGGGACGTGTTCGTGCTCGCCGCGGGCCTCGTGGGCGTGCGCTGGGGGCCTTTCCTGGGCTTCGTCTCCCTCGGAAAGGGCCTGCGCTACCTCGTGGTCGCGCTGTCGGCCCTCGCGGTGCGTCATACTGGAATTTCACCGTGA
- the xdhA gene encoding xanthine dehydrogenase small subunit has product MERLRFFLNDRPVEETGLAPTTTLLRYLRDRAHLTGTKEGCAEGDCGACSVAVLEQDAQGAASLRSVNACLLLLPMVQGKRVYTVEALKENGRWHVVQESLARGLGSQCGYCTPGVAMSMLEACHRRDLDEPWKLDAQMCGNLCRCTGYRPIREAAREVAGLCPPDRFARALAETRPESMDLAYTAGAQRYFTPGSLDALWDVLDAHPTARFVVGGTDLSLEVTKRYAEPPLLVSLEAVADLRVLAPREGGHRLGATARLTDVEDYARGACPPLERMLRYFGSRQIKNRATVGGNLCTASPIGDLAPVLLALGASVVLRSRGGERRLPLEDFFVGYRRTARAADEVLAYVDLPAQPEAARALAYKVSKRREADISSVSAGFRVVVDGQGRVSEARLAYGGMAATPARALKTEAALVGQPWTEATVEAALPRLAEDFQPLSDHRGSAWFRAQLAQNLLRGFFHETLETPRPRLAERHTGSVQVR; this is encoded by the coding sequence ATGGAACGCCTGCGCTTCTTCTTGAACGACCGGCCCGTCGAGGAGACGGGGCTCGCGCCCACCACCACGCTCTTGCGCTACCTGCGCGACCGCGCCCACCTGACCGGGACCAAGGAGGGCTGCGCCGAGGGCGACTGCGGCGCCTGCTCGGTCGCCGTGTTGGAGCAGGACGCCCAGGGGGCCGCCTCGCTGCGCTCGGTGAATGCCTGCCTGCTGCTGTTGCCCATGGTGCAGGGCAAGCGGGTCTACACGGTGGAGGCCCTGAAGGAGAACGGCCGCTGGCATGTCGTCCAGGAGTCGCTGGCGCGCGGGCTGGGCTCGCAGTGCGGCTACTGCACTCCGGGTGTGGCCATGTCGATGCTGGAGGCCTGTCACCGCCGGGACCTGGACGAGCCCTGGAAGCTGGACGCCCAGATGTGCGGCAACCTCTGCCGCTGCACGGGCTACCGGCCCATCCGCGAGGCCGCGCGCGAGGTGGCGGGGCTGTGTCCGCCGGACCGCTTCGCCCGCGCGCTCGCGGAGACGCGGCCGGAGTCCATGGACCTGGCCTACACGGCCGGGGCCCAGCGCTACTTCACGCCGGGCTCGCTGGACGCGCTCTGGGACGTGCTGGACGCGCACCCCACGGCCCGCTTCGTGGTGGGGGGCACGGATCTGTCGCTGGAGGTGACCAAGCGCTACGCCGAGCCGCCGCTGCTGGTGTCGCTCGAGGCCGTGGCCGACCTGCGGGTGCTGGCCCCCCGGGAGGGCGGCCACCGCCTGGGCGCCACGGCGCGGCTGACGGACGTGGAGGACTACGCGCGGGGCGCCTGTCCGCCCCTGGAGCGCATGCTGCGCTACTTCGGCTCGCGGCAGATCAAGAACCGCGCGACGGTGGGCGGCAACCTGTGCACCGCCTCGCCCATTGGGGACCTGGCACCGGTGCTGCTCGCGCTCGGGGCGTCGGTGGTGCTGCGCTCGCGGGGCGGGGAGCGGCGGCTGCCCCTGGAGGACTTCTTCGTGGGCTACCGGCGCACGGCGCGGGCCGCGGACGAGGTGCTCGCGTACGTGGACCTCCCCGCGCAGCCGGAGGCGGCGCGCGCCCTGGCTTACAAGGTGTCCAAGCGGCGCGAGGCGGACATCAGCAGCGTGTCGGCCGGCTTCCGGGTGGTGGTGGACGGGCAGGGGCGGGTGAGCGAGGCGCGGCTGGCGTATGGCGGCATGGCGGCCACGCCCGCGCGCGCCCTGAAAACCGAGGCGGCGCTGGTGGGCCAGCCGTGGACGGAGGCCACCGTGGAGGCCGCGCTGCCCCGGCTCGCGGAGGACTTCCAGCCCCTGTCGGACCACCGGGGCTCGGCCTGGTTCCGGGCGCAGCTCGCCCAGAACCTCCTGAGGGGCTTCTTCCATGAAACGCTCGAGACGCCCCGGCCGCGACTGGCCGAGCGTCACACGGGCTCGGTGCAGGTGAGGTGA
- a CDS encoding AI-2E family transporter: MATEKGAQRVFIGLILLSLALVFVVAFPFFEAFFLAAVLAGAFQGLQGWLTRRFRGRRAVAAGTICVGIILALLAPITALTAFIVSEVSRGVEFISTVVNQKGLEGLLRYVPGSLRGHAERVMESVQSGSANVWQTVQEHVSSQGAVAAQTVGGMLMATGTMALQATMMMIALYFLLVDGGQLVGWLERVSPLRRGQTTELLIEFRDVTKSVLTSSVLTAGVQALVAMVGYFIARVPVPLFFTAITFLFALIPAIGGAAVCLVAALLLLATGHMGFAIFLAAWGIIVVGLSDNVVKPILAKRGMNMHGALVFFSLLGGLAVFGAIGLLLGPLILAFFLAVVRIYERDYGDRRTQPLIVPDSARPPPTSLASAPREPPRNDTSELIIPGQSPNDSH; the protein is encoded by the coding sequence ATGGCCACTGAAAAAGGTGCTCAACGTGTATTCATCGGGCTCATCCTGCTGTCGCTCGCCCTGGTGTTCGTCGTCGCGTTCCCCTTCTTCGAGGCCTTCTTCCTCGCGGCGGTGCTCGCGGGCGCCTTCCAGGGCCTGCAGGGCTGGCTGACGCGCCGCTTCCGGGGCCGGCGGGCCGTGGCCGCGGGCACCATCTGCGTGGGCATCATCCTCGCGCTGCTCGCGCCCATCACCGCGCTCACCGCCTTCATCGTCTCCGAGGTGTCCCGAGGCGTGGAGTTCATCTCCACCGTGGTGAACCAGAAGGGCCTGGAGGGCCTCCTGCGCTACGTGCCCGGCTCGCTCCGGGGTCACGCCGAGCGCGTCATGGAGAGCGTGCAGAGCGGCAGCGCCAACGTGTGGCAGACGGTGCAGGAGCACGTGTCGAGCCAGGGCGCCGTGGCGGCCCAGACGGTGGGCGGCATGCTCATGGCCACGGGCACCATGGCCCTGCAGGCCACGATGATGATGATCGCCCTCTACTTCCTGCTCGTGGACGGCGGCCAGCTCGTGGGCTGGCTCGAGCGCGTGTCGCCCCTGCGGCGCGGCCAGACGACGGAGCTGCTCATCGAGTTCCGGGACGTCACCAAGTCGGTCCTCACGTCCTCCGTGCTCACCGCGGGCGTGCAGGCGCTGGTGGCCATGGTCGGCTACTTCATCGCGCGGGTGCCGGTGCCGCTGTTCTTCACGGCCATCACCTTCCTCTTCGCGCTCATCCCCGCCATCGGCGGCGCGGCGGTGTGCCTCGTCGCGGCCCTGCTGCTGCTCGCCACGGGCCACATGGGCTTCGCCATCTTCCTGGCCGCCTGGGGCATCATCGTGGTGGGCCTGTCCGACAACGTCGTCAAGCCCATCCTGGCCAAGCGCGGCATGAACATGCACGGCGCGCTCGTCTTCTTCTCGCTGCTCGGCGGCCTGGCGGTGTTCGGCGCCATCGGCCTGCTGCTCGGGCCGCTCATCCTCGCCTTCTTCCTCGCCGTGGTGCGCATCTATGAGCGCGACTACGGGGACCGGCGCACCCAGCCGCTCATCGTGCCCGACAGCGCGCGGCCTCCGCCCACCAGCCTCGCCTCCGCGCCCCGCGAGCCGCCCCGGAACGACACGTCCGAGCTCATCATTCCCGGCCAGTCGCCCAACGACAGCCACTGA
- a CDS encoding HNH endonuclease has product MIGYELDYEITRSGHVYSRRSKKFIKLRVTADKQATFIQVSVNGVKSPHLWPKKTADESWAAEEIRQEQKEEQIERQIRTQATLPETVRESLVKARIGQGVFRENVSKVEKACRLTGVRRLGFLIASHIKPWRDSDNQERLDGNNGLLLTPNIDFLFDRGYISFEDNGNLLVSQAISRDILRAMGVNTDEPSNVGTFNSAQQKYLLFHRTEIFRTDPSE; this is encoded by the coding sequence ATGATTGGGTACGAGTTGGATTATGAGATCACACGCTCTGGACATGTCTATTCGCGAAGAAGCAAAAAATTTATCAAACTGAGAGTTACAGCAGACAAGCAGGCCACATTCATCCAGGTCAGCGTCAACGGGGTGAAATCGCCTCACCTCTGGCCCAAGAAGACAGCTGACGAGAGCTGGGCAGCCGAGGAGATCCGCCAGGAACAGAAAGAAGAACAAATTGAACGTCAAATCCGTACCCAGGCGACCCTACCAGAAACAGTGAGGGAGTCGCTTGTGAAGGCGCGCATTGGGCAGGGCGTCTTCCGCGAGAACGTGTCGAAGGTGGAAAAGGCGTGTCGACTCACGGGGGTCCGCCGTCTAGGCTTCCTTATTGCGAGCCACATCAAACCCTGGCGGGACAGCGACAATCAAGAACGACTGGATGGCAACAATGGACTTCTCTTGACGCCCAATATCGATTTTCTTTTCGACAGAGGGTACATTTCTTTCGAGGACAATGGGAATCTGCTGGTATCTCAAGCGATCTCTCGGGACATACTGCGAGCAATGGGAGTGAACACCGACGAGCCATCCAACGTAGGGACATTCAATTCAGCGCAACAGAAGTACCTTCTCTTCCACCGCACCGAGATCTTTCGCACAGACCCGAGCGAATAA